In the genome of Leeuwenhoekiella sp. MAR_2009_132, one region contains:
- a CDS encoding phage tail protein, whose translation MKKSIIIISISLMCFLWTARVFAQDDFIGEIRMFAGNFAPRGWAFCEGQLLSISQNTALFSILGTTYGGDGRVTFALPDLRGRLPIHKGQGAGLSNYILGQKIGQESVTLLYNNLPQHTHPVFAISETGTQANPAGNFPANSQAQDPEYATSGTRIPMNAAVTGQNSTSNLSLNNRQPSLGINYIICLNGIYPSRN comes from the coding sequence ATGAAAAAATCTATTATTATTATCAGCATTAGTTTGATGTGTTTTTTATGGACTGCGCGCGTGTTTGCGCAGGATGATTTTATTGGTGAAATACGGATGTTTGCAGGTAATTTTGCCCCAAGGGGATGGGCCTTTTGTGAGGGTCAGTTGCTGAGTATATCTCAAAACACCGCTTTATTTTCTATTTTGGGAACTACTTATGGAGGGGATGGCAGAGTTACCTTTGCCCTACCTGATTTAAGGGGGCGATTACCTATTCACAAAGGGCAGGGAGCCGGACTGAGTAACTATATACTAGGGCAAAAAATTGGTCAGGAATCCGTGACCTTACTATATAATAATTTACCCCAACATACACATCCCGTATTTGCAATAAGCGAAACTGGCACCCAGGCGAATCCTGCCGGTAATTTTCCTGCCAATTCACAGGCGCAGGATCCAGAATACGCTACTTCAGGTACTCGTATACCTATGAATGCTGCTGTGACAGGTCAAAATAGTACATCTAACTTGTCTTTAAATAACAGACAGCCCTCATTAGGAATTAACTATATCATTTGTCTTAACGGGATTTACCCTTCCAGAAACTAA
- a CDS encoding phage tail protein: MKKNYQVLILFLLICSFVQAQNSYIGEVRIFAGNFAPRGWAFCDGQILSIAQNSILFSILGTTYGGDGRTTFALPDLRGRGAVHPGRGPGLNEVRLGQMQGTESNILLANQIPSHNHQVYGVAETGNVDSPAGSFPANTMRLDPEYSQTGILVQMNSAMVGVNQPNSQPVENRQPSLALRYIIALQGIYPSRN; the protein is encoded by the coding sequence ATGAAAAAAAACTATCAGGTATTAATCCTCTTTTTATTGATCTGTTCTTTTGTACAGGCTCAGAATTCCTATATAGGCGAAGTACGCATATTTGCTGGAAATTTTGCCCCTAGGGGGTGGGCTTTTTGCGATGGCCAAATTTTGAGTATCGCTCAAAATAGTATTCTATTTTCTATCTTGGGAACTACTTATGGCGGGGATGGTAGGACTACATTTGCCCTACCAGATTTGCGTGGGCGTGGTGCCGTTCATCCCGGCAGGGGACCTGGTCTGAATGAGGTCAGATTAGGTCAGATGCAGGGTACTGAATCGAATATACTTTTAGCTAATCAAATACCAAGTCATAACCATCAAGTATACGGGGTGGCTGAAACTGGCAATGTAGATTCGCCCGCAGGCAGTTTTCCGGCGAATACGATGCGATTGGATCCCGAGTATTCGCAGACGGGTATCCTGGTACAAATGAATTCCGCAATGGTAGGTGTTAATCAGCCAAATTCTCAGCCTGTTGAAAACAGGCAGCCTTCTCTGGCTTTACGCTACATTATAGCTCTACAAGGTATTTACCCCTCAAGAAATTAA
- a CDS encoding phage tail protein — MKKKLLDSFLLFFLCIAGVNAQEGFIGEIRMFAGDFPPRYWAFCEGQLLPINQNQALFSILGTQYGGNGTTNFALPDLRGRVAVHVGQGNGLIPIVAGQQVGTEVNILTSVQLPPHTHSFNAVSEDGTTASPQGAFMAGTKALDPEYASIGTIIPMNSALLGPNSSANVPVENREPSLVLNYIICLQGIFPSRN, encoded by the coding sequence ATGAAAAAAAAACTACTTGATAGTTTTCTATTATTTTTTTTGTGTATTGCAGGAGTGAATGCACAGGAAGGCTTTATAGGTGAAATACGCATGTTTGCAGGTGATTTCCCTCCAAGGTACTGGGCTTTTTGTGAAGGACAGCTTTTGCCGATTAATCAAAATCAAGCGTTATTTTCGATTCTCGGTACGCAGTATGGAGGAAATGGTACGACGAATTTTGCCTTACCAGATCTTAGAGGCAGGGTTGCTGTTCACGTGGGGCAGGGGAATGGGTTAATCCCAATTGTTGCAGGTCAACAGGTAGGAACGGAAGTTAATATCTTGACCTCTGTTCAATTGCCACCTCACACCCATTCATTTAATGCTGTAAGCGAGGATGGCACTACTGCTTCTCCGCAAGGTGCGTTTATGGCGGGTACTAAAGCTCTTGACCCCGAATATGCTTCCATTGGAACTATTATACCTATGAATTCTGCTTTGTTAGGGCCTAACAGTAGTGCTAACGTGCCAGTTGAAAACCGGGAGCCTTCGCTTGTTCTCAACTATATTATTTGTCTTCAGGGTATATTTCCTTCCCGTAATTAA
- a CDS encoding type 1 glutamine amidotransferase domain-containing protein, whose protein sequence is MKSKKILMIVTSHGELLNTKSKTGLWIGEFTDPYYEFIDAGCEVTLASPKGGHPPIDEMSQLTENITQSNKRFKNDSVAQIALNTTLKLESVTATDFDAVFYPGGHGPMFDLASNELSGQLILDFIASGKPVAAVCHGPAALLKAAEINPLLLENKKITGFSNTEEKLALRSNNIPYKLEDRLKELGANYKTASVPFISHVESDGLLITGQNPLSAGPTAKALLNFWGSM, encoded by the coding sequence ATGAAGTCAAAAAAAATATTAATGATTGTTACATCCCACGGGGAGTTGTTAAACACAAAAAGCAAAACAGGTTTATGGATAGGAGAGTTTACAGATCCTTATTATGAATTTATTGATGCCGGGTGTGAGGTCACATTAGCAAGTCCTAAAGGAGGTCACCCCCCTATTGATGAAATGAGCCAACTAACTGAAAATATCACACAATCAAATAAGCGTTTTAAAAATGATTCTGTTGCTCAAATTGCTCTAAATACCACACTAAAATTAGAAAGTGTAACAGCTACCGATTTTGATGCTGTTTTCTATCCTGGTGGTCACGGCCCTATGTTTGATCTAGCTTCAAATGAGTTAAGCGGTCAATTAATCTTAGATTTTATCGCCAGTGGTAAACCAGTAGCTGCAGTATGTCACGGCCCTGCAGCACTCTTAAAAGCTGCAGAAATTAATCCTTTGTTGTTAGAAAATAAGAAAATAACTGGTTTTTCTAATACCGAAGAAAAATTAGCATTACGCTCAAATAATATACCCTACAAATTAGAAGATCGTCTAAAGGAGCTTGGGGCAAATTATAAGACTGCTTCTGTGCCATTTATATCACACGTAGAAAGTGACGGATTATTAATTACAGGGCAAAATCCCTTATCTGCAGGACCTACTGCAAAAGCTTTACTTAACTTTTGGGGTTCGATGTAA
- the ligD gene encoding DNA ligase D, protein MSLKKYNDKRNFEKTPEPEGTLNEEHLNRFVIQVHKASRLHFDLRLEIDGVLKSWAIPKGPSLNIKDKRLAIQTEDHPVSYLTFEGEIPKGNYGAGKMKIWDSGFFEFNNTGPSTSDQLFKMGDLKLTFFGAKIKGDFALVRIKDPKKNNQWLLIKKQDEYATELHYTIDLPDFALPQKQVIPATREIKIDQQVKPMLATPAKEIFNSPDWIYEIKWDGYRLLSYVNEGNVILQSRNGQSYNEKFSLIADELHALPQNVILDGELVILEENGLPNFQKLQNYERGKTEGVLRYYVFDIVYLNGYDMQLLPLIDRKSFLPELLEGLDHCVYCDHIEGMGTMFYNKAIESGLEGVIAKKKDSNYYPGLRFEHWLKIKNIESDEFLICGYTSPLNKNDHFGSLILGNYKEENLIYAGNCGSGFSNAEKKELLSKFKLYEISSSPFNQKVSLKGREAHWMKPHFVCEVKYMEKTQTGLLRHPVFKGLRFDKMVDEVSQPKVSKSLKTNDITDVDSVLEIGSVKVPISNINKVYWPEMGFLKYDLIDYYLNVSDYILPYLVDRPQNLHRHPNGINESGFYQKDNEYLPEWVESKAIYSKSVDKKINYLLCQNEATLIYMANLGCIEINPWNSRISTLDHPDYGVIDLDPSKKNTFEQVIETAQAVNEVLKIADIPGYCKTSGSTGLHVYIPMGGKYTYEEVRNFIKLLCLYVNEMLPEITSLDRSLKTRGDKIYLDYLQNSKGQTLASPYCVRPKVEATVSTPLMWEEVKAGLSIKEFNIKSVIDRFSEKGDLFKNVLKTNIDMHLALTNLEQ, encoded by the coding sequence ATGAGTCTCAAAAAGTATAACGATAAACGGAATTTTGAGAAGACTCCAGAACCTGAAGGCACACTTAATGAGGAACATTTAAACCGGTTTGTTATTCAGGTGCATAAAGCCTCGCGTTTGCATTTTGATTTAAGGTTAGAAATAGATGGTGTGCTTAAAAGCTGGGCCATACCTAAAGGGCCTTCCTTAAATATTAAAGATAAAAGACTTGCTATACAAACTGAAGATCATCCTGTGAGTTACCTAACTTTTGAAGGAGAAATACCTAAAGGTAATTATGGGGCCGGAAAAATGAAAATATGGGATTCGGGTTTTTTTGAGTTTAATAATACTGGCCCATCTACATCAGACCAGTTATTTAAAATGGGAGATTTAAAACTCACCTTTTTTGGCGCAAAAATAAAAGGTGATTTTGCCTTAGTTCGAATTAAAGATCCTAAAAAAAATAATCAATGGCTACTCATAAAAAAACAGGATGAGTATGCAACCGAATTACATTACACCATAGATCTACCTGATTTTGCTTTACCTCAAAAACAGGTAATTCCTGCAACACGTGAAATTAAAATCGACCAGCAGGTCAAGCCTATGTTGGCGACTCCGGCTAAAGAAATCTTTAATAGTCCCGATTGGATTTACGAAATTAAGTGGGACGGCTATCGCCTACTATCTTATGTAAATGAAGGTAATGTAATTCTTCAATCTAGAAATGGGCAATCTTATAATGAAAAATTCAGTCTTATTGCGGATGAGTTACACGCTCTTCCTCAAAATGTAATTCTTGACGGTGAGCTAGTGATACTGGAAGAAAATGGTCTTCCTAACTTTCAAAAATTACAGAATTACGAGCGAGGTAAAACAGAAGGAGTTCTAAGGTATTATGTTTTTGATATTGTATATCTCAATGGATATGATATGCAGCTACTTCCTTTAATAGACCGAAAGAGTTTTCTACCAGAGCTACTAGAAGGGTTAGATCATTGTGTGTATTGCGATCATATAGAGGGTATGGGCACTATGTTTTACAATAAGGCCATAGAAAGTGGTTTAGAAGGTGTGATAGCAAAGAAAAAAGACAGTAATTATTATCCCGGGCTTCGGTTTGAGCATTGGCTAAAAATAAAAAATATAGAAAGCGACGAATTTCTTATTTGTGGTTATACCAGCCCACTAAATAAAAATGATCATTTTGGCTCGTTAATTCTAGGAAATTATAAGGAAGAAAACTTAATCTATGCAGGTAACTGTGGGAGTGGTTTTTCTAATGCCGAAAAGAAAGAATTGCTCTCAAAATTTAAATTATATGAAATTTCATCGTCACCTTTTAATCAAAAAGTTTCTTTAAAGGGAAGAGAAGCACACTGGATGAAACCACATTTTGTTTGTGAAGTAAAGTATATGGAAAAAACACAAACTGGTTTATTAAGACATCCCGTATTTAAAGGTTTACGTTTTGATAAGATGGTTGATGAGGTATCCCAACCCAAAGTTTCAAAGAGTTTAAAAACTAATGATATTACAGATGTAGATTCTGTTTTAGAGATAGGTTCGGTCAAGGTTCCTATTTCTAATATTAACAAAGTCTATTGGCCGGAAATGGGATTTTTAAAATATGATTTGATCGATTATTACTTAAATGTTTCAGATTATATACTTCCCTATTTAGTTGACAGACCACAAAATCTTCATAGACATCCTAACGGAATTAATGAATCTGGCTTTTATCAAAAGGATAATGAATATTTACCGGAATGGGTGGAAAGTAAAGCTATCTATTCAAAATCTGTAGATAAAAAAATAAATTATTTACTCTGTCAAAATGAAGCTACACTCATCTACATGGCAAATTTAGGATGTATAGAAATTAATCCGTGGAATTCTAGAATATCAACACTAGACCATCCAGATTACGGAGTTATTGATCTTGACCCTTCAAAAAAGAATACTTTTGAACAGGTTATTGAGACTGCTCAGGCAGTTAACGAAGTTTTAAAAATTGCAGATATCCCAGGATATTGTAAAACTTCAGGATCAACAGGATTGCATGTATATATACCAATGGGTGGAAAATATACGTATGAAGAAGTACGTAATTTTATTAAGCTACTATGTCTTTACGTTAACGAGATGCTTCCGGAAATCACCAGTCTAGATAGGTCATTAAAAACCCGGGGAGATAAAATTTATCTTGATTATTTACAAAATAGCAAAGGGCAAACCCTTGCATCTCCTTATTGTGTACGGCCAAAGGTGGAAGCTACTGTATCTACTCCCCTAATGTGGGAAGAAGTAAAAGCGGGTTTGTCGATTAAAGAATTTAATATTAAGTCTGTTATTGATAGGTTTTCAGAAAAAGGAGATCTATTTAAGAATGTTCTAAAGACGAATATAGACATGCATTTAGCTCTGACTAATCTTGAACAGTAA
- a CDS encoding Ku protein: protein MRSIWNGTLSFGLVSIPVKLFSGSEDRKLDLDMLDKHDNQRIRYKRVNEKTGEEVIWGDIVKGFKKDDTYIILENEDFEKANLKKSKTIDIEEFVLEDDVADVLFKKPYFLEPQKEGSKSYNLLRDALKKTGKLGVGTFVMRQKEHLSLIGHYKNALVLHVIRFNDEIRDPSELKLPKTKVTKKEVDMAVSLIENYSEKFDLSKYKDVYNDQLMKIIKDKAKGKTTKVEEVNIKPTDAKDLMAQLKASLEARKKKKAS, encoded by the coding sequence ATGAGATCTATTTGGAATGGTACGCTAAGTTTTGGTTTGGTTTCTATACCGGTAAAATTATTTTCTGGTTCAGAAGATAGAAAGCTTGATCTTGATATGCTTGATAAACACGATAATCAAAGGATTAGGTATAAGCGTGTAAATGAGAAAACCGGGGAAGAAGTAATTTGGGGTGATATCGTAAAAGGTTTTAAGAAAGATGATACGTATATCATATTAGAAAATGAAGATTTTGAAAAGGCCAATCTTAAAAAGAGTAAAACAATAGATATCGAAGAATTTGTTCTAGAAGATGATGTTGCCGATGTCTTATTCAAGAAACCCTATTTTTTAGAACCCCAAAAGGAAGGTAGCAAGTCCTACAATTTACTAAGAGATGCTTTAAAAAAGACAGGTAAGTTAGGTGTGGGTACATTCGTTATGCGACAAAAAGAACATCTTAGTCTTATAGGTCATTATAAAAATGCTTTGGTTTTACACGTGATTCGGTTTAATGATGAAATTAGGGATCCTTCAGAGCTAAAATTACCCAAAACAAAAGTTACCAAAAAGGAGGTAGATATGGCGGTTTCTTTAATTGAAAACTATTCTGAAAAATTTGATTTATCTAAATATAAGGATGTTTATAATGATCAACTTATGAAAATCATTAAGGATAAGGCAAAAGGTAAAACAACTAAAGTAGAAGAAGTTAATATTAAACCCACTGATGCCAAAGATCTAATGGCTCAATTGAAGGCAAGCCTGGAAGCTCGTAAGAAGAAAAAAGCATCCTAA
- a CDS encoding SDR family oxidoreductase yields the protein MNKPKNFPEQSQELPGSESQMNPQPEIIREGYRGSDKLKNKVALITGGDSGIGRSVAVHFAKEGASVAIIYKSESDDAAYTKELVEKEGQKCLLYEGDIRDEAFCNQCTQDILKHFKRVNILVNNAAVQFTKDSVANLAISEVKETFETNIYPYFYFVKALESQFKSGDSIINSTSVTAYRGSSHLLDYSSTKGAITTFTRSLSKMWASKNIRVNGVAPGPIWTPLIPATFDDVSDFGQDVPLGRAGQPSEVAPAYVFLASEDSSYITGQVIHVNGGEVVGA from the coding sequence ATGAATAAGCCAAAAAATTTTCCGGAGCAAAGTCAAGAATTGCCGGGTAGCGAAAGCCAAATGAATCCACAACCCGAAATAATTAGAGAAGGATACAGGGGTTCTGATAAACTTAAAAATAAAGTGGCTTTAATTACCGGCGGCGATAGTGGCATAGGTAGAAGTGTTGCTGTTCACTTTGCCAAAGAAGGAGCTTCAGTCGCTATAATTTATAAATCTGAGAGTGATGATGCAGCCTACACAAAAGAACTTGTAGAGAAAGAAGGGCAAAAGTGTTTGTTATATGAAGGAGATATTAGAGATGAGGCTTTTTGCAACCAGTGTACTCAGGATATTTTAAAACATTTTAAACGGGTAAATATTTTAGTTAATAATGCAGCGGTACAGTTTACTAAAGATAGTGTGGCTAACCTCGCAATATCTGAAGTAAAAGAAACTTTTGAAACGAATATTTACCCCTATTTTTATTTTGTAAAAGCATTAGAAAGTCAATTTAAAAGTGGCGATTCTATTATTAATTCAACTTCTGTCACGGCATATAGAGGTTCTTCACACTTATTAGATTACAGTAGTACTAAGGGAGCGATAACCACGTTTACGCGTTCACTAAGTAAAATGTGGGCGTCTAAAAATATTCGTGTTAATGGTGTCGCTCCGGGTCCTATCTGGACACCCTTAATCCCGGCAACTTTTGATGACGTATCAGATTTTGGTCAGGATGTGCCATTAGGTCGAGCAGGCCAACCCAGTGAAGTAGCACCAGCTTACGTATTTCTGGCTTCAGAAGATAGCAGTTATATTACAGGACAAGTAATTCATGTAAATGGAGGAGAAGTTGTGGGGGCTTAA
- a CDS encoding endonuclease/exonuclease/phosphatase family protein, translating into MIKKLALLFFLCLSISSVAQQKEITLVSWNIRDFGKTKNSEELNTIAEIVRDADVVALQEVVAGYGGAQAVAKLSDILNRKGAKWDYLISDPTHSPKYVTERYAYLWKTAQIKIKNRGNLIKQIDEAVDREPFLIDFYFEKTPFTVINFHSRPFDQNPEREIKAISNYILNTLTGTVFLAGDFNMNEQEEVFNPLKKKGFIAALKNQKTTLKNQCSPLGYLNYAIDNIFYSKNIHCIKTGVIDFVGSCDNLEYARNLSDHLPVFVQFKLNKK; encoded by the coding sequence TTGATTAAAAAATTAGCGCTCCTCTTCTTTCTGTGTCTCTCAATTAGTTCGGTTGCACAGCAAAAAGAGATCACATTAGTCTCGTGGAACATTCGAGATTTTGGCAAAACAAAAAACAGTGAAGAACTCAATACGATTGCCGAAATTGTAAGAGATGCAGATGTTGTGGCTTTACAGGAAGTGGTTGCAGGCTATGGTGGAGCACAGGCTGTGGCTAAGCTTTCAGATATTTTAAACCGAAAAGGTGCAAAGTGGGATTACCTAATTAGTGACCCTACCCATAGCCCTAAATACGTAACAGAACGTTATGCGTACCTTTGGAAAACCGCTCAAATCAAAATAAAAAACAGAGGTAACTTAATTAAGCAAATAGATGAAGCGGTAGATCGGGAGCCTTTTCTTATTGATTTTTATTTCGAGAAAACACCTTTTACAGTGATTAACTTTCACTCAAGACCCTTTGATCAAAATCCCGAGCGCGAGATTAAAGCGATATCAAATTATATTCTCAATACGCTCACCGGAACTGTATTTTTAGCCGGTGACTTTAATATGAATGAGCAGGAAGAAGTCTTCAATCCTTTAAAGAAAAAGGGATTTATAGCGGCACTTAAAAATCAAAAAACAACTCTAAAAAATCAATGCAGCCCTTTAGGTTATCTCAACTACGCTATTGATAACATTTTCTATTCAAAAAACATACACTGCATAAAAACCGGCGTTATAGACTTTGTCGGGTCTTGTGATAATTTAGAATATGCACGTAATCTTTCAGATCATTTACCGGTGTTTGTTCAATTTAAATTGAACAAAAAATAG
- a CDS encoding response regulator transcription factor, giving the protein MFKKVLIAEDFQGDNKSIVDTLKEKLGIPYLYEELYCDKAYNRISVALSEDDPFELLVTDLSFKESHLKQKLNSGEELIAAVRKLQPGIKIVVNSMEDNPSKVQALFDQLNIDGYVCKGRQSLNELVMAVQAVNEHKKYTSPQINLNANSNVFQLEELDLIVLKSLAEGFSKREIREQLMQQNLKPNSESSIDKRVSKLFVEFGVKNTTELVAKLIRKGII; this is encoded by the coding sequence ATGTTCAAAAAAGTTCTGATTGCTGAAGATTTTCAAGGTGATAATAAAAGTATTGTTGATACCTTAAAAGAGAAACTGGGAATTCCGTATTTATATGAAGAGTTGTATTGTGATAAAGCCTACAACAGGATTAGCGTTGCCCTGAGTGAAGACGATCCCTTTGAGCTGCTTGTGACAGACTTATCTTTTAAAGAATCTCATCTTAAACAAAAACTCAATTCTGGAGAAGAACTCATAGCTGCTGTGCGCAAATTGCAACCCGGGATTAAGATTGTTGTTAATTCTATGGAAGATAATCCTTCTAAAGTGCAGGCGCTTTTTGATCAATTAAACATTGACGGCTACGTATGCAAGGGCAGACAAAGTTTAAACGAACTCGTAATGGCTGTGCAGGCTGTAAACGAACATAAAAAATACACTTCCCCACAAATAAATTTAAATGCAAATTCTAATGTATTTCAACTTGAAGAACTTGACCTAATTGTTTTAAAAAGCCTTGCCGAAGGTTTTAGTAAACGAGAAATTAGAGAACAGTTGATGCAACAGAATCTTAAACCCAATTCTGAAAGTTCTATAGATAAAAGGGTAAGTAAACTTTTTGTAGAGTTTGGCGTTAAAAACACTACCGAATTAGTGGCTAAACTTATTAGAAAAGGGATAATTTAA
- a CDS encoding tetratricopeptide repeat-containing sensor histidine kinase gives MNKALLFFFCGLLLSCGKDNKHNYKQQTIQDSALFYFDEAQDKTRSLVDRKISVEKALQLYNTKKKDTNYTKILYKKNWLNYSLGEFDSLLKYDDTLIKYALKIDDKSTLGMQEYLMGYYFEVVANQLDSAFVRYNKSKTNYLALQDSSWVGKNLVNMAGIQQTQSDFFGSKETITEALQFFENNDNTGAIASSYSVLGTNHRKLFNYKDAILYLKKAIKITDSDSDRNIYKNNLAATYLDNKEYKKAIEILKSVSKDSTVINDEKEYARVLDNLAYAQWLAGTLHVETPLIQPLNIRKSINDLRGQQSSYTHLGEFYSSINEQKARAYFDTVIQISKVINTPKAEQDVLKKMLQFSDKNLQLRDRYIVLQDSLYQQELKVKTQFAKYKYDDKSKQESIVRLEKENALKELQTEQEQFANLVGKAILICLLIVLVVIYIIFKQRTKRLKTQNRADRLEAAYTTETELSSRLHDDFGAGLNHVMLLLQTNSDKEIVLDELDGLYKQSRDFSREINEVETGEQYKQSLVALLQIQKPENTNLFITGVQNILWEHVDQWSKVALYKVLRELMINMRKHSEARLVTVKFSEESNSLKINYEDNGVGASKEALILKNGLRNTEKRIKAIGGTISFDTETGKGFKALIYIPK, from the coding sequence TTGAACAAAGCATTACTCTTTTTTTTCTGCGGACTTTTACTCTCTTGCGGAAAAGATAATAAGCACAACTATAAACAGCAGACTATTCAGGATAGTGCATTATTCTATTTTGACGAGGCACAGGATAAAACACGATCTTTAGTAGATCGAAAAATTTCTGTAGAGAAAGCACTTCAACTATATAACACTAAAAAAAAGGATACTAATTATACAAAAATCCTTTATAAAAAAAACTGGCTTAATTACTCTTTAGGTGAATTTGACAGTTTACTTAAATATGACGACACCCTAATCAAATACGCACTTAAAATTGATGATAAATCAACTTTAGGGATGCAGGAATATTTAATGGGATATTACTTTGAGGTTGTAGCAAATCAACTTGATAGTGCTTTTGTGCGGTATAACAAATCTAAAACCAACTATCTGGCACTACAGGATAGTAGCTGGGTGGGTAAAAATTTGGTTAATATGGCCGGTATTCAACAAACACAGAGCGATTTTTTTGGAAGTAAAGAAACAATTACTGAAGCCTTGCAGTTTTTTGAAAACAACGACAATACAGGAGCTATAGCTTCAAGCTATAGTGTACTAGGTACAAATCACCGCAAGCTTTTTAATTATAAAGATGCTATTCTATATTTAAAGAAGGCGATTAAAATTACAGATTCAGATTCAGATCGAAACATTTATAAAAACAATCTGGCAGCTACTTACCTAGATAATAAGGAATATAAGAAAGCAATAGAAATATTAAAATCGGTTTCAAAAGATTCAACCGTAATTAATGATGAAAAGGAATATGCGAGAGTTTTAGACAACCTTGCATATGCACAATGGTTAGCCGGTACTCTCCATGTAGAAACGCCGTTAATTCAACCCCTTAATATTCGAAAATCTATAAATGATTTACGAGGTCAGCAATCTAGTTATACCCATTTAGGTGAGTTTTATAGTAGCATAAATGAGCAAAAAGCCAGAGCTTATTTTGATACGGTTATTCAGATTTCAAAAGTTATAAACACTCCTAAGGCAGAACAAGATGTCTTAAAAAAAATGCTACAGTTTTCAGATAAAAACCTTCAGCTAAGAGATCGTTATATTGTTCTCCAAGACAGTTTGTATCAACAGGAATTAAAAGTAAAAACGCAATTTGCCAAGTATAAGTACGATGATAAATCTAAACAAGAATCTATTGTACGTTTAGAAAAAGAGAATGCTTTAAAAGAATTACAAACCGAACAAGAACAGTTTGCTAATTTAGTAGGTAAGGCCATATTAATATGTTTACTTATAGTTTTGGTGGTCATATATATAATTTTTAAACAACGTACAAAGCGTTTAAAAACTCAAAACCGGGCAGATAGGTTAGAGGCTGCTTATACTACAGAAACAGAATTATCGAGCAGATTGCACGACGACTTTGGGGCAGGTCTTAACCACGTAATGCTGTTATTGCAGACTAATTCTGATAAAGAGATTGTGCTTGACGAACTCGATGGCTTGTATAAACAAAGCCGGGATTTTTCTAGAGAAATTAATGAAGTAGAGACGGGAGAGCAATACAAACAAAGTTTAGTAGCGCTATTGCAAATACAAAAGCCCGAAAATACAAACCTGTTTATTACCGGTGTTCAAAACATCTTATGGGAGCACGTAGACCAGTGGTCTAAAGTTGCCCTTTACAAAGTATTACGGGAATTAATGATAAACATGAGAAAGCATAGCGAGGCAAGATTAGTAACGGTAAAATTTTCTGAAGAATCAAATTCACTAAAGATTAATTATGAAGATAATGGTGTAGGAGCCTCAAAAGAAGCATTAATTTTAAAAAATGGGCTCCGTAATACAGAAAAGCGTATAAAAGCCATTGGAGGAACTATTAGTTTTGACACAGAAACAGGAAAAGGCTTTAAAGCCTTGATCTATATACCAAAATAA
- a CDS encoding YceI family protein — MRNIVYTVVILLSAILNAQEDYSSITITNLNNSNLVIKGRTNICGFKCEFDADYLKENQEILVSKNETVLNFKNAVLVLDTNGFDCGNKQMNRDFNALLKADSYPEIILELKNVETSNYTVIAAAIIHIAGKTHLYKLPVIKTQTAETHFTGVLKLLLSDFDLEFPKKLFGMIEVKDAIEIHFDIAARYENLE, encoded by the coding sequence ATGAGAAATATAGTTTACACTGTGGTTATTTTACTTTCAGCAATTCTAAACGCGCAAGAAGATTACTCAAGTATTACTATTACTAACCTTAACAACAGCAATCTTGTTATTAAGGGAAGAACCAATATTTGTGGTTTTAAATGTGAGTTTGATGCAGATTATTTGAAGGAAAACCAGGAGATTTTAGTTTCTAAAAATGAAACAGTACTGAATTTTAAAAATGCTGTTTTAGTTCTTGATACAAACGGTTTTGACTGCGGAAATAAACAAATGAACCGTGATTTTAATGCCCTTTTAAAAGCAGATAGCTATCCCGAAATTATTCTAGAGCTTAAGAATGTAGAAACCTCAAACTATACGGTTATTGCAGCAGCAATTATACATATTGCGGGTAAAACCCATCTGTATAAATTGCCCGTTATAAAAACACAAACTGCCGAAACGCACTTTACAGGAGTGTTGAAGCTTTTATTAAGTGATTTTGATTTAGAATTTCCTAAGAAATTATTCGGGATGATAGAAGTCAAAGATGCTATTGAAATTCATTTTGACATCGCAGCCCGGTATGAAAATCTGGAGTAA